A genomic window from Gambusia affinis linkage group LG16, SWU_Gaff_1.0, whole genome shotgun sequence includes:
- the rab3gap2 gene encoding rab3 GTPase-activating protein non-catalytic subunit isoform X1, with amino-acid sequence MSCSLFEFCRLQELKTVRDFLFQNQSKESVEEKTQTAENELSWDTSDWESGWDNDENKEEDSASSTKAEEEPSGQNQPWLQDCVVSLSPCADLLVVAREQKAVFLSAKWRTGDSGKEEMTLAVTWSGHLSTEEGERVSSVIAIPLASQKRSSTGRPDWTCIVVGFTSGYVRFYTESGVLLLAQLLHVDPVLRLKCRTYEIPRHPGVTEQHEELSILYPAALVTIDGFSLFQSLRACRNQVARAAAAGSDVVPPPPLAYKKWGLQEMDTIMDHSSVGVMTLCVFDQMKNASILGGFHASVKGSPPAMSQFVTVGAGPYAGFYYAVEGNSQPLLSHVALAVASKLTSALFNAASGWLGWNKSRNEEEAAQKQKPKVEPATPLGIRFGLPDSRRHGESICLSPCNTLAGVTDDFGRVTLLDLARGVAIRMWKGYRDAQLGWLQVQEERGDREFSPSASLPRRHALFLIIYAPRRGILEVWAMQRGPRVGAFTVGKHCRLLYAGYHLMGVNSVTSQGWQLHTQQVCLLDPTTGALRTINIPFHLALSDKKNERARDMHLLKKVSAILKSRDMDSDSLERETKSVLLEIKHPAVKKQALESLLSNRNAPVSCLTNVTSALHDALKQQDSNEVEASLLQLCSSQLKLLQLYSDIQQLQSAADSEACSANQDSLEGIEEELSRVGPALQRYAQLSSRPSVSFAQDSPDTPLSAQAFLTQLECAEDGEVKVNRRSDAEWNQLGNFMFWGCLCGKSPTHKVCDTLQLAGISPQQLLSLVMSVWLQREKEVLQKPVETVRNLHSLLIALSNMDGAVEESWDPQSVSPWWQQVRFTCIQSHNAAAALLAALVAHRAAKASITSRADSKLQAEWEAVSLELEQWVVCVRQLEDVLVLQALLLVPSPQGTAGGAVVQCSIKTLQEGGRGGIADSVSKWVFRQNMAPERLKKILQRKETQDTGDQRKQKEDGEETEKCQEEADRTAELLLAVCQRFPDSLSPDLLFANCCWEYVVQWNKDPEEGRYLFVAVEHLKSITSPHIQLGISTMMWSTFIVKRFSAAAFLMEKVGKAPKDRLCRRDVGIGDKAMTSFLGCCVQLLQILMEADSAMEEIPAPELSVEEVWSGAEGPASIVELALEQRGVHYPLVQHHWLLASILHAAMSFSIKVKPLSLFDSKGKNAFFRDLTTIQLMPSGDMDPGLVSLRQEFFLRVLTGWVQAIDDPSCSSPRPASTSLPSDGPKADWWPSLCMDLGSLLQVNPDILRRHLVCELYSQGLDLRAEEAILQVEDKEVLGSHLLVLTGQRLSYSLLHNQNQTQAAMELLARLPPTLCTWLKAMDPSELRCPLVSLPKTTRLVSRLIEMLPENHAQYSLALHLLEAVDVLSLSTED; translated from the exons ATGTCCTGCAGCTTGTTTGAGTTTTGTCGGCTCCAAGAGCTCAAAACAGTCCGGGACTTCTTGTTCCAGAACCAGAGTAAAGAGTCAGTAGAAGAGAAGACTCAAACAG CAGAAAACGAGCTTTCCTGGGATACCTCTGACTGGGAATCGGGATGGGATAACGATGAAAATAAGGAGGAAGATTCTGCTTCTTCCACCAag GCAGAGGAGGAGCCATCGGGACAGAACCAGCCATGGCTTCAGGACTGCGTTGTGTCCTTGTCACCCTGCGCCGACCTGCTGGTTGTGGCTCGAGAACAGAAAGCTGTTTTCCTCTCAG CAAAGTGGCGCACAGGTGACAGTGGCAAAGAGGAGATGACCCTGGCGGTGACCTGGAGTGGACACCTCAGCACAGAAGAAGG AGAGAGAGTCAGCAGTGTCATCGCTATCCCCCTGGCCAGTCAGAAGAG GAGCTCCACAGGGAGGCCCGACTGGACTTGCATAGTTGTGGGCTTCACATCTGGTTATGTCCGCTTCTACACAGAG AGCGGGGTTCTTCTCCTGGCCCAGCTGCTACACGTGGACCCTGTTCTGAGGCTCAAATGTCGCACCTATGAGATCCCTCGTCATCCTGGAGTAACGGAGCAG CACGAGGAGCTCAGCATCCTTTATCCTGCCGCTCTGGTCACCATCGACGGCTTCAGCCTCTTTCAGTCACTGCGGGCCTGCAGGAACCAGGTGGCGAGAG ctgcagcagcaggtagTGATGTTGTCCCCCCTCCTCCTTTGGCCTACAAGAAGTGGGGTCTGCAGGAGATGGACACCATCATGGACCACAGCAGTGTGG GTGTGATGacgctgtgtgtgtttgaccaAATGAAGAATGCGTCCATCTTGGGGGGGTTCCATGCATCAGTCAAGGGGAGCCCCCCTGCCATGAGCCAGTTTGTGACTGTAGGGGCCGGGCCGTACGCTGGATTTTACTACGCAGTGGAG GGAAACTCTCAGCCTCTTCTGTCCCATGTGGCTCTGGCTGTGGCCAGCAAACTCACCTCAGCCCTCTTCAACGCTGCCAG TGGGTGGTTAGGGTGGAACAAGAGCAGGAATGAAGAGGAAGCagctcagaaacagaaacctaaAGTGGAGCCGGCGACACCCTTAGGGATCAG ATTTGGTCTGCCAGATTCCCGGCGCCACGGTGAGTCCATATGTCTGTCGCCTTGCAACACGCTTGCTGGAGTCACGGATGACTTTGGTAGAGTGACGCTGCTGGATCTGGCAAGGGGTGTCGCCATCCGCATGTGGAAAG GCTACAGAGACGCCCAGCTGGGGTGGCTGCAAGTTCAGGAGGAGCGTGGGGATCGGGAATTCTCGCCCTCTGCTTCCCTCCCCAGACGTCACGCCCTCTTCCTCATCATTTACGCCCCCCGTAGGGGGATCCTGGAGGTGTGGGCCATGCAGCGGGGTCCTCGAGTCGGTGCATTCACTGTGGGCAAACACTGCAG GTTGCTTTATGCCGGCTACCATCTGATGGGAGTAAACAGTGTGACCAGTCAAGGCTGGCAGCTCCACACGCAGCAGGTGTGTCTGCTGGATCCCACCACCGGAGCTCTGAGGACCATCAACATCCCCTTCCATCTGGCCCTCAG TGATAAAAAGAACGAGCGCGCCAGAGACATGCACCTGCTGAAGAAAGTGAGCGCCATACTGAAGAGCAGAGACATGGACTCTG ATTCCttggagagagaaacaaaaagtgtCTTGTTGGAAATCAAACATCCTGCCGTTAAGAAGCAG GCTTTGGAGTCTCTACTGTCAAACAGGAACGCTCCGGTCTCTTGTCTCACTAACGTTACTAGTGCCTTACATGATGCTTTGAAGCAACAAG ATTCAAATGAAGTGGAAGCATCACTACTCCAGCTCTGCTCCTCCCAGTTGAAACTGCTCCAGCTCTACTCGGAcatccagcagctgcagtcGGCTGCAGACTCAGAGGCCTGCTCTGCAAAT CAGGACTCCCTGGAAGGCATAGAGGAGGAGTTGTCTCGTGTCGGCCCCGCCTTGCAGCGCTACGCACAGCTCAGCTCCAGACCCTCGGTGTCTTTTGCCCAGGACTCTCCCGACACGCCGCTGTCCGCTCAGGCTTTCCTCACTCAGCTGGAGTGTGCCGAGGACGGAGAGGTGAAGGTGAATCGCAGGTCGGATGCAGAGTGGAACCAGCTTG gaaattttatgttttggggTTGTTTATGTGGTAAAAGTCCCACCCATAAAGTGTGTGACACACTACAGCTGGCTGGCATCAGCCCACAGCAGCTACTG TCTTTGGTAATGAGCGTGTGGCTGCAAAGGGAGAAGGAAGTGCTTCAGAAGCCAGTGGAAACGGTCAGAAACCTGCACTCGCTGCTCATCGCACTTAGCAACATGGACG gTGCTGTCGAGGAGTCATGGGATCCACAGTCTGTCTCCCCCTGGTGGCAGCAGGTCCGATTCACATGCATCCAGTCTCACAACGCGGCTGCGGCTTTACTGGCTGCTTTAGTCGCTCACCGCGCCGCCAAGGCGAGCATCACAAGCAGGGCTGACAGCAAG CTGCAGGCAGAGTGGGAGGCCGTGTCATTGGAGCTGGAGCAGTGGGTGGTGTGTGTCCGTCAGCTGGAGGACGTTTTGGTCCTGCAAGCTCTTCTGTTGGTGCCTTCTCCTCAGGGAACAGCAGGGGGAGCTGTAGTTCAGTGCTCCATCAAAACGCTGCAGGAGGGAGGCAGAG gTGGTATTGCAGACAGTGTTTCCAAGTGGGTGTTCAGGCAGAACATGGCGCCGGAGCGACTGAAGAAAATTCTCCAGAGGAAAGAAACTCAAGATACAGGTGACcaaaggaagcagaaagaggATGGAGAAGAGACAGAGAAGTGCCAGGAGGAGGCAGACAGGACAGCAG AGCTGTTGCTGGCAGTTTGTCAGCGATTTCCAGATTCTTTGTCTCCTGACTTGCTCTTCGCCAACTGCTGCTGGGAGTATGTAGTGCAATGGAACAAAGACCCAGAG GAGGGCCGATATTTATTCGTTGCTGTGGAACATTTAAAGTCGATCACCAGTCCTCACATTCAACTAG GTATTTCCACAATGATGTGGAGTACCTTCATCGTCAAGCGTTTCTCAGCAGCTGCTTTCCTCATGGAGAAG GTGGGAAAAGCACCAAAAGATCGCTTATGTCGACGG GACGTTGGGATCGGAGACAAAGCCATGACGTCGTTCCTGGGCTGCTGcgtccagctgctgcagatccTCATGGAG GCGGACTCGGCCATGGAGGAGATTCCAGCTCCGGAGCTTTCCGTGGAGGAGGTGTGGAGCGGAGCCGAGGGCCCCGCGTCCATAGTTGAGCTAGCGCTGGAGCAGAGAGGCGTTCACTACCCTCTGGTGCAGCACCACTGGCTGTTGGCGTCGATTCTGCACGCTGCCATGAGCTTCAGCATTAAAGTCAAACCGCTCAGTCTGTTTGACAGCAAG gGTAAGAATGCTTTCTTCAGAGATCTGACCACCATCCAGCTGATGCCCAGTGGAGACATGGATCCTGGGTTGGTCTCACTACGACAGGAG TTCTTCCTGCGGGTGCTGACTGGATGGGTGCAAGCTATAGACGACCCGTCCTGCTCCTCCCCACGGCCTGCGTCCACATCGCTGCCCTCTGATGGACCGAAAGCGGACTGGTGGCCCTCCCTGTGCATGGACCTGGGATCCCTGCTGCAGGTTAACCCAGACATCCTGCGCCGGCACCTCGTCTGCGAGCTTTACAGCCAGGGCCTCGACCTGCGAGCTGAGGAG
- the rab3gap2 gene encoding rab3 GTPase-activating protein non-catalytic subunit isoform X2 yields the protein MSCSLFEFCRLQELKTVRDFLFQNQSKESVEEKTQTAENELSWDTSDWESGWDNDENKEEDSASSTKAEEEPSGQNQPWLQDCVVSLSPCADLLVVAREQKAVFLSAKWRTGDSGKEEMTLAVTWSGHLSTEEGERVSSVIAIPLASQKRSSTGRPDWTCIVVGFTSGYVRFYTESGVLLLAQLLHVDPVLRLKCRTYEIPRHPGVTEQHEELSILYPAALVTIDGFSLFQSLRACRNQVARAAAAGSDVVPPPPLAYKKWGLQEMDTIMDHSSVGVMTLCVFDQMKNASILGGFHASVKGSPPAMSQFVTVGAGPYAGFYYAVEGNSQPLLSHVALAVASKLTSALFNAASGWLGWNKSRNEEEAAQKQKPKVEPATPLGIRFGLPDSRRHGESICLSPCNTLAGVTDDFGRVTLLDLARGVAIRMWKGYRDAQLGWLQVQEERGDREFSPSASLPRRHALFLIIYAPRRGILEVWAMQRGPRVGAFTVGKHCRLLYAGYHLMGVNSVTSQGWQLHTQQVCLLDPTTGALRTINIPFHLALSDKKNERARDMHLLKKVSAILKSRDMDSDSLERETKSVLLEIKHPAVKKQALESLLSNRNAPVSCLTNVTSALHDALKQQDSNEVEASLLQLCSSQLKLLQLYSDIQQLQSAADSEACSANDSLEGIEEELSRVGPALQRYAQLSSRPSVSFAQDSPDTPLSAQAFLTQLECAEDGEVKVNRRSDAEWNQLGNFMFWGCLCGKSPTHKVCDTLQLAGISPQQLLSLVMSVWLQREKEVLQKPVETVRNLHSLLIALSNMDGAVEESWDPQSVSPWWQQVRFTCIQSHNAAAALLAALVAHRAAKASITSRADSKLQAEWEAVSLELEQWVVCVRQLEDVLVLQALLLVPSPQGTAGGAVVQCSIKTLQEGGRGGIADSVSKWVFRQNMAPERLKKILQRKETQDTGDQRKQKEDGEETEKCQEEADRTAELLLAVCQRFPDSLSPDLLFANCCWEYVVQWNKDPEEGRYLFVAVEHLKSITSPHIQLGISTMMWSTFIVKRFSAAAFLMEKVGKAPKDRLCRRDVGIGDKAMTSFLGCCVQLLQILMEADSAMEEIPAPELSVEEVWSGAEGPASIVELALEQRGVHYPLVQHHWLLASILHAAMSFSIKVKPLSLFDSKGKNAFFRDLTTIQLMPSGDMDPGLVSLRQEFFLRVLTGWVQAIDDPSCSSPRPASTSLPSDGPKADWWPSLCMDLGSLLQVNPDILRRHLVCELYSQGLDLRAEEAILQVEDKEVLGSHLLVLTGQRLSYSLLHNQNQTQAAMELLARLPPTLCTWLKAMDPSELRCPLVSLPKTTRLVSRLIEMLPENHAQYSLALHLLEAVDVLSLSTED from the exons ATGTCCTGCAGCTTGTTTGAGTTTTGTCGGCTCCAAGAGCTCAAAACAGTCCGGGACTTCTTGTTCCAGAACCAGAGTAAAGAGTCAGTAGAAGAGAAGACTCAAACAG CAGAAAACGAGCTTTCCTGGGATACCTCTGACTGGGAATCGGGATGGGATAACGATGAAAATAAGGAGGAAGATTCTGCTTCTTCCACCAag GCAGAGGAGGAGCCATCGGGACAGAACCAGCCATGGCTTCAGGACTGCGTTGTGTCCTTGTCACCCTGCGCCGACCTGCTGGTTGTGGCTCGAGAACAGAAAGCTGTTTTCCTCTCAG CAAAGTGGCGCACAGGTGACAGTGGCAAAGAGGAGATGACCCTGGCGGTGACCTGGAGTGGACACCTCAGCACAGAAGAAGG AGAGAGAGTCAGCAGTGTCATCGCTATCCCCCTGGCCAGTCAGAAGAG GAGCTCCACAGGGAGGCCCGACTGGACTTGCATAGTTGTGGGCTTCACATCTGGTTATGTCCGCTTCTACACAGAG AGCGGGGTTCTTCTCCTGGCCCAGCTGCTACACGTGGACCCTGTTCTGAGGCTCAAATGTCGCACCTATGAGATCCCTCGTCATCCTGGAGTAACGGAGCAG CACGAGGAGCTCAGCATCCTTTATCCTGCCGCTCTGGTCACCATCGACGGCTTCAGCCTCTTTCAGTCACTGCGGGCCTGCAGGAACCAGGTGGCGAGAG ctgcagcagcaggtagTGATGTTGTCCCCCCTCCTCCTTTGGCCTACAAGAAGTGGGGTCTGCAGGAGATGGACACCATCATGGACCACAGCAGTGTGG GTGTGATGacgctgtgtgtgtttgaccaAATGAAGAATGCGTCCATCTTGGGGGGGTTCCATGCATCAGTCAAGGGGAGCCCCCCTGCCATGAGCCAGTTTGTGACTGTAGGGGCCGGGCCGTACGCTGGATTTTACTACGCAGTGGAG GGAAACTCTCAGCCTCTTCTGTCCCATGTGGCTCTGGCTGTGGCCAGCAAACTCACCTCAGCCCTCTTCAACGCTGCCAG TGGGTGGTTAGGGTGGAACAAGAGCAGGAATGAAGAGGAAGCagctcagaaacagaaacctaaAGTGGAGCCGGCGACACCCTTAGGGATCAG ATTTGGTCTGCCAGATTCCCGGCGCCACGGTGAGTCCATATGTCTGTCGCCTTGCAACACGCTTGCTGGAGTCACGGATGACTTTGGTAGAGTGACGCTGCTGGATCTGGCAAGGGGTGTCGCCATCCGCATGTGGAAAG GCTACAGAGACGCCCAGCTGGGGTGGCTGCAAGTTCAGGAGGAGCGTGGGGATCGGGAATTCTCGCCCTCTGCTTCCCTCCCCAGACGTCACGCCCTCTTCCTCATCATTTACGCCCCCCGTAGGGGGATCCTGGAGGTGTGGGCCATGCAGCGGGGTCCTCGAGTCGGTGCATTCACTGTGGGCAAACACTGCAG GTTGCTTTATGCCGGCTACCATCTGATGGGAGTAAACAGTGTGACCAGTCAAGGCTGGCAGCTCCACACGCAGCAGGTGTGTCTGCTGGATCCCACCACCGGAGCTCTGAGGACCATCAACATCCCCTTCCATCTGGCCCTCAG TGATAAAAAGAACGAGCGCGCCAGAGACATGCACCTGCTGAAGAAAGTGAGCGCCATACTGAAGAGCAGAGACATGGACTCTG ATTCCttggagagagaaacaaaaagtgtCTTGTTGGAAATCAAACATCCTGCCGTTAAGAAGCAG GCTTTGGAGTCTCTACTGTCAAACAGGAACGCTCCGGTCTCTTGTCTCACTAACGTTACTAGTGCCTTACATGATGCTTTGAAGCAACAAG ATTCAAATGAAGTGGAAGCATCACTACTCCAGCTCTGCTCCTCCCAGTTGAAACTGCTCCAGCTCTACTCGGAcatccagcagctgcagtcGGCTGCAGACTCAGAGGCCTGCTCTGCAAAT GACTCCCTGGAAGGCATAGAGGAGGAGTTGTCTCGTGTCGGCCCCGCCTTGCAGCGCTACGCACAGCTCAGCTCCAGACCCTCGGTGTCTTTTGCCCAGGACTCTCCCGACACGCCGCTGTCCGCTCAGGCTTTCCTCACTCAGCTGGAGTGTGCCGAGGACGGAGAGGTGAAGGTGAATCGCAGGTCGGATGCAGAGTGGAACCAGCTTG gaaattttatgttttggggTTGTTTATGTGGTAAAAGTCCCACCCATAAAGTGTGTGACACACTACAGCTGGCTGGCATCAGCCCACAGCAGCTACTG TCTTTGGTAATGAGCGTGTGGCTGCAAAGGGAGAAGGAAGTGCTTCAGAAGCCAGTGGAAACGGTCAGAAACCTGCACTCGCTGCTCATCGCACTTAGCAACATGGACG gTGCTGTCGAGGAGTCATGGGATCCACAGTCTGTCTCCCCCTGGTGGCAGCAGGTCCGATTCACATGCATCCAGTCTCACAACGCGGCTGCGGCTTTACTGGCTGCTTTAGTCGCTCACCGCGCCGCCAAGGCGAGCATCACAAGCAGGGCTGACAGCAAG CTGCAGGCAGAGTGGGAGGCCGTGTCATTGGAGCTGGAGCAGTGGGTGGTGTGTGTCCGTCAGCTGGAGGACGTTTTGGTCCTGCAAGCTCTTCTGTTGGTGCCTTCTCCTCAGGGAACAGCAGGGGGAGCTGTAGTTCAGTGCTCCATCAAAACGCTGCAGGAGGGAGGCAGAG gTGGTATTGCAGACAGTGTTTCCAAGTGGGTGTTCAGGCAGAACATGGCGCCGGAGCGACTGAAGAAAATTCTCCAGAGGAAAGAAACTCAAGATACAGGTGACcaaaggaagcagaaagaggATGGAGAAGAGACAGAGAAGTGCCAGGAGGAGGCAGACAGGACAGCAG AGCTGTTGCTGGCAGTTTGTCAGCGATTTCCAGATTCTTTGTCTCCTGACTTGCTCTTCGCCAACTGCTGCTGGGAGTATGTAGTGCAATGGAACAAAGACCCAGAG GAGGGCCGATATTTATTCGTTGCTGTGGAACATTTAAAGTCGATCACCAGTCCTCACATTCAACTAG GTATTTCCACAATGATGTGGAGTACCTTCATCGTCAAGCGTTTCTCAGCAGCTGCTTTCCTCATGGAGAAG GTGGGAAAAGCACCAAAAGATCGCTTATGTCGACGG GACGTTGGGATCGGAGACAAAGCCATGACGTCGTTCCTGGGCTGCTGcgtccagctgctgcagatccTCATGGAG GCGGACTCGGCCATGGAGGAGATTCCAGCTCCGGAGCTTTCCGTGGAGGAGGTGTGGAGCGGAGCCGAGGGCCCCGCGTCCATAGTTGAGCTAGCGCTGGAGCAGAGAGGCGTTCACTACCCTCTGGTGCAGCACCACTGGCTGTTGGCGTCGATTCTGCACGCTGCCATGAGCTTCAGCATTAAAGTCAAACCGCTCAGTCTGTTTGACAGCAAG gGTAAGAATGCTTTCTTCAGAGATCTGACCACCATCCAGCTGATGCCCAGTGGAGACATGGATCCTGGGTTGGTCTCACTACGACAGGAG TTCTTCCTGCGGGTGCTGACTGGATGGGTGCAAGCTATAGACGACCCGTCCTGCTCCTCCCCACGGCCTGCGTCCACATCGCTGCCCTCTGATGGACCGAAAGCGGACTGGTGGCCCTCCCTGTGCATGGACCTGGGATCCCTGCTGCAGGTTAACCCAGACATCCTGCGCCGGCACCTCGTCTGCGAGCTTTACAGCCAGGGCCTCGACCTGCGAGCTGAGGAG